The DNA window TCCTCTATTCGAGTGTTTGTGCACGAATCTGCAGAACACAGAAATGAAAAAACGCTGAAACATGAAATGGTGATATTATGTTTCTTTTACAATAATAGgctatataaatataaagtttcggaGACAGAATTATGAAAGGTAGAACTCGATAAATTTCCGTGCAATTTTAGGACGGAAAGTAAAGGTAAAGCAAGAAACTGACTTGGGTTAATTCCATCTGTATTAGGAACTTCAACTGGGGCGTTAATTGTCACTCCTTTGATAAACACGTTACTGCATTTTATTGTACAAAAATTCATCAGAATCACATCTAATGTGCTCATAAACTGCAGATAAAATGTTTGAGCTTATATTATTTTACCAACCTGCAGTAGACAGGATGAACATGCCACATTGGGGAGTTGAGTAAAgtaatatttgatatttgaagGTCTGTAGAGAACATAATCTCAATCAAGAACGGTCGAGCTGCCTTAAGCTGACCCTTCGTAAATTTGTCCCACCAGGGAGCACCCTGACCATCAATCGTGCCATTGTTACCTGATCATGAAAACCCCAATCCATTGTGCTTAATTAGCCTTAAAAAATGATTACAAGAGAACTCTCTAATTAGTATACGTATCAGCTAGGTAGCACGAaaacttcattcaatcaacatttGTTTCAGAAACATTTTGAACACTTGACGTCTTGGATATGAAACCTCGTGTTTTACATAagaaactttaaaataacacCGATTCATTGTATCCGCGTCCGAGTCTTCGTGCTACCTAGCGTATTAgccttaacaaaaaaaattaactacaGAAAAATGAGATTTTATTGCATACCAGTGATTACAACATCAGTAAGATTTGTTCCAAAAATGAGACTAGCAAATCTTCCATCAGGAACAGTTGCTTCTTGTCCGAAAGAAGGCAATGGTGCAATTAAAGGAAAATCTGATTCTGTCTGTACATTTATAATAATGcagatttattataaattacattTCATGCCGAAATTTTAggaaaattgaaattcaaatgaaaaaaaaaaaatgctttATAATCCACCGATTTAAATGATTTAACATTGAAAATTTTaggaaaattgaaattgaaattctcatttctttcaacaaaaaaaaatcaaaagtgcATTTACTCGAAAAAACGggatttctttttaaaatcttttcaaGCGGTACAATAAGATGGATTACAGTTAAATAGCATCATTCTAAAAATATGGGGTTACCTGAGAAGCAAGAATGGTTGCATCCTTGTGGATGTAAAGAGTGAAATGGCTAGTGAGATTGAAGCTACCCGTCAACCATTTTCCGGGTGGAACGATAAGTTCAGCGCCACCATCTTTCGCGTATTGGCTAAGATTCGCAATGGCAGTTTGAAAGGCCTTTGTGTTCAATGTTTTTCCATCTCCAACGCCTCCAAAATCTGTCAAAAACGCGGTGTGCTTACGGCAATTTAACGCGGAGTATTCGACTCCATTATAGGTATCTTTGTTGAAAATCTTTACATTTCTGCTTTCTGCTATTCCAACACTTAATGATCCCACATAAATCAGCACAGTGAGAAGTTCCAAAAACtgctttaaaaatattaaattatcagaaattaaatatatgattataaaacatgatttaaaataaaaaaaatacaagataAAAGAAAACAAGTATGTACATAGTATCGTCCGGATTCCGGGAATGTCACCATTTTTCTTGTAACTGAAGATTGTGAAGTGATTATTATCTTCTCATGCAAAAactgaaaatatttatataaattctaTGAGTTAAATATAGGGATTAATAACAAATTTAACGgtgttttatttttagattaaaactctttaattagctaaaaatgAATAGATAGTACTTGGTATGATTGATCCAAAAAAACTGCCCATTGGTATATGTTTTGCGGGTCTCACGTTTTTACATCGTGGTgtgcttttctgtgattgattttaatttggtaTTTTAGtgcgaacaaaggatcactttggcccctcaacttggcacaaagtatcaaaaacgtccaaattgagaaaaccggatcacttttaccctgaacttgtcaaaaccggtacaaaaagacccctatgctgacgtggcaccttaattggagagtgggttactaattaattaaaaattaccctaattaatcatatttaaatactaattaattataatttaaacctaattaattcAGGGGCCTTTTTAgacttttttcaaaaacaaaaatcaaatttttttctcagtttccggcgaggaggaatctcctcgccggaaaaacgaagctgctgctcctcaggagcagcagctccggTCTGTTCTTCAGAGAACAGACCCGCCGTCTGTTCTCTGAAGAACAGACGAAGGGTCTGTTCtctgaagaacagacccgccgTCTGTTCTTCAGAGAACAGACGGCCGGTCTGTTCTTCAGAGAACAGACGGccggtctgttcttgaagaacagacccgccgtctgttcttcagagaacagatccggtctgttcttgaagaacagacccgccgtctgttcttcagagaacagatccggtctgttcttgaagaagaacagatacccagatctgttcttcttcaagaacagacccacgggtctgttcttgaggacCCACGggtctataaaaaaatttaaatttttttagttttttttgttaaaaaattaatttttttatgtttttattaaaaaaattgatttggggattaatttgttatatataaaaaaatttaggggtcaatttgttatataaaattttaatttaaaaggattaaattgtttttattttaaattaataggagttaatttaaaatgttaagaaaaaattaggatcattttaccctCTTTACCATTTAAAACCACCTAGGATTAAAGAAacccggagagtgtatctcactctcttaagtgagagtggggaggggtctttttgtaccaaatttaacaagttcagggtaaaagtgatcccgttttgctaatttggacgtttttgatactttgtgccaagttgaggggccaaagtgatcctttgttcattttagTGCATGCTACATTTTTGGTTTCGAAAGAAATTAATGATTCTCCTGATTAAaacctaatcactcaaaaccccCCTCACCTTTAACTCCTTTTGCAAATATATCTCGATGTAGGAATTTCTCTAATTCTATCCTAATTTGCcgttttatgtttcaattgtatcctaaaatattaaattgacatcttttcacttgaaaaaaagtttagaaTAATCCTCCATTTTTAGCCTATATTTCAACTAGatcctaatattattaataatataaaaaataaaagattattttaaaccttgttataagtgaaaagaggtcaatttaatgttttgggtataattgaaacataaaagggTAAATTaggataatttgaaaaaaaaatctacgTCAAAATATATTTGCAAAAGGGGTTAAAGAtggatttttgagtgattaagccttagATGAAAATCTCATCATGCTTCTAAAAATAGCCTAGCTAttgaaaaatcatgaactatATAATAGACATTCAATGAATTATATGAAGTGACATATTCAATGAATTAATACTATTcacaaattttcaattttcaataaaAACTAAATCAGATACCACaacagtttaattttaaaaaaattaattataaaaatagaaatatttaagcaccataaaaattcaaaattatgtcataaaaatgaaatattattaaaatattccatgcgataaatttaaaaaataaataaattatatgataaaatttaaattgatgtTAAATACAggataaattaaaacaaatgtttaaattCAGAAATAAAGCCACCGCCacatttaagaagggacatatctcatttttatatattgtttctaagaaatttttattatcgtatttttttttggataaatgatagGTATATTAGCACAACCACAAATCAGTGGTAGGCAAAAAGGCAAAAAACAAACAAGAAGCTAAGAgttattacaaaagaaatcaaaacatcGAAAGACATCGTTCCCAGAATAAGAAAAATCATGGTGTTGAATTTTGTAGAACTCCACGGCTTTGCAAACGCTCAAGAAGACCAACGAGTAAATATCTGTCGcctcattcttaaatattttccGTGCTAATTTATATTGAACTCCCAtttttacctctttagcaatttttaatatattaaataaaatataatttacacCGAAGTTGATTTATTATTAGTTGTGATTTTGAAGCTTTATGTGACCGTATAAATAGTTTATCTACTTATCTTCTTAAAAACCTATccgaatttaataaatttttatatggaGGTGCCAAATTCTTGTGCGTTATATAACTGATCAAAATCTTCAATACATATTCTACTAATTGATTATCATCActgttttgaaaaattattttacgcaaCTGTTAtgtcatgtcattcgtgcaacaaattAACATTGAGTTAGCCATATGAAAaagttaataataaaaaaaggtctAATGCCTTAAAataccccgaccttttagccccttttcaatcctacactgacgttgaaaactggttaattttaccctattttgcatttttatatttcaattatactttaaaatattaaattgacgtttttctcgtttggaaaaaattaaaaaacgttctccatgtctagcatatattaattgtatatgttgaaaatttatttagatttagttaaattaattaaaaatttaaattagttttaatttgattatggtttttagttagtttttaaaaataagacttatttgtacttttttgaatggaaataaatttaattttatctttaaacttagttaattaaatgatttcatcatttaaatataaaaattataaaaaaattgggtacaattgaaatgaaaaaaatacaaaatagggtaaaattgaccagttttcaacgtcgggatagaattgaaaaggggtcAAAAGTTCGGAATTTTTTGAGGTATTAggcctaaaaaaattaattaaaaaatttcctatCGCAAATATTCATTAGctttttataaatatgacaTGCCACAACCAATGTAAGAGATAAACACTCGTAAACTTTTAACGAAATCAATAATTAATGGGGATAAATAaggaataataaaatattgtcaTAATCTTTGTGCAAAATCTATTTTTacatatcatatttttaaatttataattttatgatgaAGTGACATATTCAATGAATTAATAATATGGTTcataaattattcatttttaactAAAAACTAAGTCAGATGCCACAacagtttaatttaaaaaaatataaaaatgaaaatattaccatgaaaaaaatcgaaattacGTCATAGAaatgaaattattattaaaatattccatataataatttaaaagatgaaaaatgatatgataaaatttaaattgatactAAAATACaggaaaaattaagaaaaaatgttttaaatttagaaataaagCCACCGTCACATTTAAGAAGGGATGTATCTCCTTTTTATATGTTGCATCTAAGAAAtttatattatcttatttttcgCGCTAATTTACATTGAACTTCTAATTTTATCTCTTTAGCAATTTTTAAATACATTAAATAAGATTCAATTTATATTGAAGTTgatttattactccctccgtcccaaattgataggcattatttgcatttttttatcccaaattataggcagtAATTTATTGCTTGAATGTTTAATTGTCATATataccctcattaattatagtTGAATGCATTGAAAATAACACAAAATATGCTAAAAGACAAAATTACTACTATAATAAATGAGGATAAGTGtggtatttgtttataaatttactcATTTTATCTTGATAAGTACAATTTTTTAAGACTTGTGTTTGTCCTAAACTGTCTATCAAtttaggacggagggagtattagttGTGATTTTGAAGCTTTATGTGACCGTATAAATGGTTTATTTACTTATCTTCTTAAAAACCTAtccaaattgaataaaattttatatagagGTGCTAAATTCTTGTGCGTGATATAACTAATCAAAATCTTCAATACATATTCTACTAATTGTTTATCGTCACCGCATAAgttttaaaagattattttacaTAACCGTTGTATCATGTCATTCATGCAACAAACTAATAATGTGTTGGccattttagaaaaattaataattaaaaatttaaataataattaaaaaaattcctatCGCAAATGTTCATTGTCttattgtaaatatgacatgtaACAATCAATACATGAGATAAACACTCATAAGCTTTTTAacaaaatcaataattaatgGGGATAAATAAGGAATAATAAAATGTTGTCATAATCTTTGTGCAAAATCTATTCTTCTCTCCCCCTCCACTGCTCATGCTAATAACAATTATTTTGCCAAACTAaactatatatacatatattttttttaggggAAGCACATCATAAAATGGAGCACTGTTCTGTCTATCTGAACAAGATCAATCttacaaaaaaataccaaattgtAATATGAGAATCTAAATTTGATAATAGAATTAGAAATTATAATCCGAGAAAAATGTAACTCGATGCTAATTTGGATAATGcaaaaactatttattttatttttacttgtaTAGTTTTACAATCTTCAAAAAATCAATAAGCTAGCTAGTTATAGTTAGCAGAGCAATTCTTCATCTTAACATTATCAATCGGCAATAGATCTTGCGGATAAGGACACGTAATGTTTTTGGCTGGCAACAAACTGCAAGGCTCAGGACTAACATTGCTCGTTACTCCCTGTATGTCTGTGCAATTCCATTGCAGTTCCTTTTGTTTCTCGGTCAATGTTATACTTACATTCGAAATGCAAATTCCCGTAAACGGGTCGTTTTTTATCCCCTCGAGTCTCGCTGCGTAGGTCACATTTTCAGCTACAATGTCCTGGTAATTTATTCCGGTAATATTCGGCAATGCAGCTGGATCATAACCGGTACCTGGATGTGATCCATATGACCCGGTCATCCAGAAAACGTACTTCATTGTCTTGAAATTCATTCTTCTGACAAATATGTCCTTCACGTAACCTCCTCGTCCAATCGCGGTTTTAATTCTGACACCTGATTGAGTGTTGATTGCTGTGATGTCTTCGGCTCTGACATCCTGGATTCCGCCTGACATTTCGCTTCCGAGAGCAATTGTTGCACTGTCAGGGTAGATACAAGTTAATCTTCTTATCACCAGATGCTTTGTCGGCATTCCGAATTTGATTCCATATTGATCCCACTCGCTTTTAACTGCAATGCAGTCGTCCCCTGATTGAATGAAACAATCTTCGATTCTAGTATTCGTACACGAATCTACATATCAAAGATGGAACCTTATCATATGTTGCACAAAATGAAAACGCTGAAACAAAAAACGTTGAAACATAACAATCGAAAGGATGTCTTTTACGAGAATACGTAATAAATAGGACGTATGACTCGAACCTGGATTAATCCCGTCTGTGTTGGGGGAATCAACTGGTGCAAAAATAGTAAGCCTTTGGATCAACACATCACTACACAAATTTTCAAATGAAGAACATTATACAAAACAAATGGCTAAGCatgtaattttgattattaGTACATAAAAGTGGGCAAACCTGCAATATGTGGGATGAACATTCCATGAAGGAGAGTTAATTAAAGTAAGATTTGATATTTGGATCTTATGAGAGTACAGGAGCTCAATGAGATATGGTCGAGTCAGATTCAGTTCACCCTTGCGGAACTTCTCCCACCAGATTGAACCTTGCCCATTAATTGCGCCATTGTTAcctaattttataatatgaacCCACTACAATAAATTCATCATTTAGGCTTAAATTCTACTATACAATAAAgggaaaatatttaattaccTGTAATTATTACATCCTTAAGATTTGTACCGAAAATGAGACTGCTAAATCTTCCACCAGCTGCATCTCTTCCTTGCCCGTATGAAGGCAATGGAGGTATAATTGGCCACTCCGCCTCATCCTATACAATCACACCGACGAATTCAGAAATTTTTCATAACGGAGAAAAATAATGTTATAACGGAGAAATTTTGGTCAATGGGTATTTtacgaatttttttataaataagtgtgtaataatgttattatttgaaattcaaatttataagaTACACAATTGCTCTCTACACGCTCTATGTAGGTTCAGGGCCGGTCTTAGATGAACTGAGGCCCTATgcgaaatttttaattttttttttataaaaatatctattcgtaaatttatttataaaaataagctctttttaattcttttcacAAAACACGTTCTTTTCACTTTGTTTTATAAAGGTATACTCTAGgtaaatttttgatatttttttagtaGATCGTTGatagatttttaataaatatatgttCGGTAAGTTGTTAGTAgattttcataacatttctttataaaaaatatatttaaaaaaaaatttatattcagtgtaattttctctttttcctATTTGATAGATAAATAGATAGATTACGCcctaaacgattaaaaaatataaaattatatattattttcatttgtaTTACTAGTTATTACTAAAGAGTTTAATTAATAAACTACAACTAAAAAGGGgccctttaaaatttattttctaattaattactagaatatctaattaaattttaaagttaaaattacATCT is part of the Mercurialis annua linkage group LG3, ddMerAnnu1.2, whole genome shotgun sequence genome and encodes:
- the LOC126671355 gene encoding probable polygalacturonase, which gives rise to MVTFPESGRYYFLELLTVLIYVGSLSVGIAESRNVKIFNKDTYNGVEYSALNCRKHTAFLTDFGGVGDGKTLNTKAFQTAIANLSQYAKDGGAELIVPPGKWLTGSFNLTSHFTLYIHKDATILASQTESDFPLIAPLPSFGQEATVPDGRFASLIFGTNLTDVVITGNNGTIDGQGAPWWDKFTKGQLKAARPFLIEIMFSTDLQISNITLLNSPMWHVHPVYCSNVFIKGVTINAPVEVPNTDGINPNSCTNTRIEDCYITSGDDCVAVKSGWDQYGIKFAMPLKDLIVRRLTCISPKSAAIALGSELSGGIENVRVEDMTAINTESAVRIKTAPGRGGYLRDIFIRRLNLQTMKYVFWISGAYKSHPDDGFDPNAFTEIKNINYRDIVAKDVNITGALSGFPNDPFTGICISNATITLSATPKPLQWNCTDVQGVSSRVTPKPCSSLPEKASDCPFPVDKLPIESIQLKTCSAKSIIPGI
- the LOC130014654 gene encoding probable polygalacturonase; amino-acid sequence: MDLCFSSGRVCILLFSYLLLCYCVRSSETINFTARNCRKHSAVLTDFGKVGDGRTSNTKAFKSAIANLSVYAPHGGAMLIVPEGKWLTGSFNLTSHFTLFLHKNAVLLASQDEAEWPIIPPLPSYGQGRDAAGGRFSSLIFGTNLKDVIITGNNGAINGQGSIWWEKFRKGELNLTRPYLIELLYSHKIQISNLTLINSPSWNVHPTYCSDVLIQRLTIFAPVDSPNTDGINPDSCTNTRIEDCFIQSGDDCIAVKSEWDQYGIKFGMPTKHLVIRRLTCIYPDSATIALGSEMSGGIQDVRAEDITAINTQSGVRIKTAIGRGGYVKDIFVRRMNFKTMKYVFWMTGSYGSHPGTGYDPAALPNITGINYQDIVAENVTYAARLEGIKNDPFTGICISNVSITLTEKQKELQWNCTDIQGVTSNVSPEPCSLLPAKNITCPYPQDLLPIDNVKMKNCSANYN